The following proteins come from a genomic window of Canis lupus dingo isolate Sandy chromosome 20, ASM325472v2, whole genome shotgun sequence:
- the FGF22 gene encoding fibroblast growth factor 22 isoform X2 has protein sequence MRGRLWLGLAWLLLARAPGAAGTPGGPRRPRSYPHLEGDVRWRRLFSSTRFFLRVDPGGRVQGTRWRHGADSIIEIRSIRVGVVALKAVHTGFYVAMNRGGHPYGSRVYTAHCRFQERIEENGYNTYASLRWRHRGRPMFLALDGQGAPRRGGRTQRHHLSTHFLPVLVS, from the exons atGCGCGGCCGCCTGTGGCTGGGGCTGGCGTGGCTGCTGCTGGCTCGGGCGCCGGGCGCCGCGGGGACCCCGGGCGGCCCGCGGAGGCCGCGCAGCTACCCGCACCTGGAGGGCGACGTGCGCTGGCGGCGCCTCTTCTCGTCCACCCGCTTCTTCCTGCGCGTGGACCCCGGCGGCCGCGTGCAGGGCACCCGCTGGCGCCACGGCGCGGACA gCATCATCGAGATCCGCTCCATCCGCGTGGGCGTCGTGGCCCTCAAGGCTGTGCACACCGGCTTCTACGTGGCCATGAACCGCGGGGGGCACCCGTACGGGTCG CGGGTCTACACTGCCCACTGCAGGTTCCAGGAGCGCATCGAGGAGAACGGCTACAACACGTACGCCTCGCTCCGCTGGCGCCACCGCGGTCGGCCCATGTTCCTGGCGCTGGACGGGCAGGGGGCCCCGCGGCGTGGTGGCCGGACACAGCGGCACCACCTGTCCACCCACTTCCTGCCCGTCCTGGTCTCCTGA
- the RNF126 gene encoding E3 ubiquitin-protein ligase RNF126 isoform X2, with translation MAEASPQPGRYFCHCCSVEIVPRLPDYICPRCESGFIEELPEETRSTENGSAPSTAPTDQSRPPFENVDQHLFTLPQGYGQFAFGIFDDSFEIPTFPPGVQAEEGRDPESRREREQHSRHRIIQQLVNGIITPASIPSLGLGPWGVLHSNPMDYAWGANGLDAIITQLLNQFENTGPPPADKEKIQALPTVPVTEEHVGSGLECPVCKDDYGLGERVRQLPCSHLFHDGCIVPWLQQHDSCPVCRKSLTGQNTATNPPGLTGVSFSSSSSSSSSSSPSNENPAGNS, from the exons ATGGCCGAGGCGTCGCCGCAGCCCGGACGGTACTTCTGCCACTGCTGCTCCGTCGAGATCGTGCCGCGCCTGCCG GATTACATCTGCCCCAGATGCGAGTCTGGTTTTATTGAGGAGCTTCCAGAAGAGACCAG GAGCACAGAGAACGGGTCTGCACCCTCCACGGCCCCCACGGACCAGAGCAGGCCGCCGTTCGAG AACGTGGATCAGCACCTGTTCACGCTGCCGCAGGGCTACGGGCAGTTTGCTTTCGGCATCTTTGACGACAGCTTCGAGATCCCCACGTTCCCCCCTGGGGTGCAGGCCGAAGAGGGCAGGGACCCCGAAAGCCGGCGGGAGAGAGAGCAACACTCCCGACACCG GATCATCCAGCAGCTGGTCAACGGCATCATCACTCCCGCCAGCAtccccagcctgggcctgggcccctg GGGTGTCCTGCACTCAAACCCGATGGACTATGCCTGGGGGGCCAACGGCCTGGATGCCATCATCACACAG CTCCTCAATCAGTTTGAAAACACAGGCCCCCCGCCtgcagacaaagagaaaatccaggCCCTCCCCACCGTCCCCGTCACCGAGGAACACGTAG GCTCCGGGCTGGAGTGCCCCGTGTGCAAGGACGACTACGGGCTGGGGGAGCGTGTACGGCAGCTGCCCTGCAGCCACCTCTTCCATGACGGCTGCATCGTGCCCTGGCTGCAGCAG CACGACAGCTGCCCCGTGTGCCGGAAAAGCCTCACGGGACAGAACACAGCCACCAACCCCCCGGGCCTGACCGGCGTGAGCTTCTCGTCCTCCTCATCGTCGTCCTCCTCCAGCTCGCCGAGCAACGAAAACCCAGCCGGCAACTCCTga
- the FGF22 gene encoding fibroblast growth factor 22 isoform X1, with product MRGRLWLGLAWLLLARAPGAAGTPGGPRRPRSYPHLEGDVRWRRLFSSTRFFLRVDPGGRVQGTRWRHGADSIIEIRSIRVGVVALKAVHTGFYVAMNRGGHPYGSVPGAHRGERLQHVRLAPLAPPRSAHVPGAGRAGGPAAWWPDTAAPPVHPLPARPGLLRPPGLPRGV from the exons atGCGCGGCCGCCTGTGGCTGGGGCTGGCGTGGCTGCTGCTGGCTCGGGCGCCGGGCGCCGCGGGGACCCCGGGCGGCCCGCGGAGGCCGCGCAGCTACCCGCACCTGGAGGGCGACGTGCGCTGGCGGCGCCTCTTCTCGTCCACCCGCTTCTTCCTGCGCGTGGACCCCGGCGGCCGCGTGCAGGGCACCCGCTGGCGCCACGGCGCGGACA gCATCATCGAGATCCGCTCCATCCGCGTGGGCGTCGTGGCCCTCAAGGCTGTGCACACCGGCTTCTACGTGGCCATGAACCGCGGGGGGCACCCGTACGGGTCG GTTCCAGGAGCGCATCGAGGAGAACGGCTACAACACGTACGCCTCGCTCCGCTGGCGCCACCGCGGTCGGCCCATGTTCCTGGCGCTGGACGGGCAGGGGGCCCCGCGGCGTGGTGGCCGGACACAGCGGCACCACCTGTCCACCCACTTCCTGCCCGTCCTGGTCTCCTGAGGCCGCCAGGGCTTCCACGAGGGGTCTGA
- the RNF126 gene encoding E3 ubiquitin-protein ligase RNF126 isoform X1 — protein sequence MAEASPQPGRYFCHCCSVEIVPRLPDYICPRCESGFIEELPEETRSTENGSAPSTAPTDQSRPPFENVDQHLFTLPQGYGQFAFGIFDDSFEIPTFPPGVQAEEGRDPESRREREQHSRHRYGARQPRARLTARRATGRHEGVPTLEGIIQQLVNGIITPASIPSLGLGPWGVLHSNPMDYAWGANGLDAIITQLLNQFENTGPPPADKEKIQALPTVPVTEEHVGSGLECPVCKDDYGLGERVRQLPCSHLFHDGCIVPWLQQHDSCPVCRKSLTGQNTATNPPGLTGVSFSSSSSSSSSSSPSNENPAGNS from the exons ATGGCCGAGGCGTCGCCGCAGCCCGGACGGTACTTCTGCCACTGCTGCTCCGTCGAGATCGTGCCGCGCCTGCCG GATTACATCTGCCCCAGATGCGAGTCTGGTTTTATTGAGGAGCTTCCAGAAGAGACCAG GAGCACAGAGAACGGGTCTGCACCCTCCACGGCCCCCACGGACCAGAGCAGGCCGCCGTTCGAG AACGTGGATCAGCACCTGTTCACGCTGCCGCAGGGCTACGGGCAGTTTGCTTTCGGCATCTTTGACGACAGCTTCGAGATCCCCACGTTCCCCCCTGGGGTGCAGGCCGAAGAGGGCAGGGACCCCGAAAGCCGGCGGGAGAGAGAGCAACACTCCCGACACCGGTATGGCGCCCGGCAGCCCCGCGCTCGCCTCACCGCACGGCGGGCCACCGGCCGGCACGAAGGCGTCCCCACGCTGGAAGG GATCATCCAGCAGCTGGTCAACGGCATCATCACTCCCGCCAGCAtccccagcctgggcctgggcccctg GGGTGTCCTGCACTCAAACCCGATGGACTATGCCTGGGGGGCCAACGGCCTGGATGCCATCATCACACAG CTCCTCAATCAGTTTGAAAACACAGGCCCCCCGCCtgcagacaaagagaaaatccaggCCCTCCCCACCGTCCCCGTCACCGAGGAACACGTAG GCTCCGGGCTGGAGTGCCCCGTGTGCAAGGACGACTACGGGCTGGGGGAGCGTGTACGGCAGCTGCCCTGCAGCCACCTCTTCCATGACGGCTGCATCGTGCCCTGGCTGCAGCAG CACGACAGCTGCCCCGTGTGCCGGAAAAGCCTCACGGGACAGAACACAGCCACCAACCCCCCGGGCCTGACCGGCGTGAGCTTCTCGTCCTCCTCATCGTCGTCCTCCTCCAGCTCGCCGAGCAACGAAAACCCAGCCGGCAACTCCTga